The proteins below come from a single Malus domestica chromosome 03, GDT2T_hap1 genomic window:
- the LOC139194343 gene encoding uncharacterized protein translates to MHIRQMLLFNSERRGAAAPPLAGKQSQERRLNPPGSPGNWESRWFCETRNLHCAQGFFFNFKIQAKTTCRFGPGKKNVNFLLNGVVYCIRKLKEKTKWGTTGPHPHSNPTRFNYPYPFPIFHFTPPPLLPTRQNPPLPNFTFQNCLKSQEHKQPPRFVGCHQPQVQLSKITDSPRLQLSYVMERYYKKQCLNPSPNIPDSPPLPSNILGSPPPPSNIPSSLPSSIPGNAQQSEVTELDDMNLPIQLDNYIHDMKMHSEFSSLRGIRDLAKELVKTGRCESYMLVYKLLTLTLVLPVATASVERAFFAMKIVKTPLRNKIGDQ, encoded by the exons ATGCATATTCGCCAAATGCTGTTATTTAACAGT GAGCGAAGGGGGGCGGCCGCCCCTCCGCTCGCCGGAAAACAAAGTCAGGAGCGACGCTTGAACCCCCCTGGTTCGCCCGGAAACTGGGAATCGCGGTGGTTCTGTGAAACCAGAAACCTGCACTGTGcgcagggttttttttttaattttaaaatccaGGCCAAAACGACATGTCGTTTTGGGCCtggtaaaaaaaatgtaaattttttgttaaacgGCGTCGTTTATTgtataagaaaattaaaagaaaaaacaaagtggGGGACCACTGGTCCCCATCCCCATTCCAATCCCACCCGTTTCAATTATCCCTACCCTTTTCCCATATTTCACTTTACTCCCCCACCTTTACTCCCCACACGACAAAACCCTCCCCTCCCAAATTTCACTTTCCAAAATTGTCTCAAATCCCAAGAACACAAGCAGCCACCCCGTTTCGTTGGTTGCCACCAGCCCCAGGTCCAACTGTCCAAGATCACTGACTCGCCACGCCTCCAATTAag TTACGTAATGGAACGATATTATAAGAAACAGTGCTTAAATCCTTCTCCAAATATTCCGGATAGTCCTCCTCTTCCTTCAAATATTCTGGGTAGTCCTCCTCCACCTTCAAATATTCCGAGTAGTCTTCCTTCTAGTATTCCGGGTAATGCACAACAAAGTGAGGTTACTGAGTTGGATGATATGAATCTTCCAATTCAACTTGACAATTACATTCATGATATGAAGATGCATAGTGAGTTTTCATCATTGAGAGGAATTAGAGATCTTGCAAAAGAGTTAGTGAAGACCGGGAGGTGTGAGAGCTATATGTTAGTGtataagcttcttacattgactttggtgttaccggttgcaaccgcttcagtggagagagctttttttgctatgaagattgtgaaaacaccattgcGTAACAAAATTGGAGATCAATGA
- the LOC139194381 gene encoding peroxisome biogenesis protein 5-like, whose product MQPRTQSSEFLRNFNSVDGNRLLDNAWDEIQSSQPEPMHVHQHDRIYDMRPHLQPTLDGPPQRVLSSFLHSFVESSRGGMPFRPTPLPVLGLSAGDKQCIRDRTSIMARHFFADKSEDFINGQVNALLSSLDIDSDVNSKGPLPARFRELDDYWNESQAITKPGAHAAQGWVTEFSQHRLDHGDPNTWAHSFERQPGANGWASEFEQRTSHSCCRREGIEVWDAGEGKELCLWCRRRRQAMAAMVGRCADSLEKRRRDMFGHMINKRSGCWTRQYPSITLLPIKSSGLVEI is encoded by the exons ATGCAACCCCGCACTCAG AGCTCGGAGTTTCTTCGAAACTTCAACTCGGTTGATGGCAACAGACTGCTTGACAATGCGTGGGACGAGATACAGAGTTCTCAGCCCGAGCCTATGCATGTGCATCAACACGACCGCATTTATGATATGAGACCTCATCTTCAACCGACTTTGGATG GGCCACCACAAAGGGTGTTGTCAAGCTTTTTGCACTCATTTGTTGAAAGTAGTCGTGGTGGAATGCCTTTTCGTCCCACTCCACTTCCAGTGTTAGGATTGTCTGCTGGTGACAAACAATGTATACGTGATCGAACCAGCATCATGGCCCGGCACTTCTTTGCTGATAAAAGTGAAGATTTTATTAATGGGCAG GTAAATGCACTTTTATCTTCTTTAGATATTGACAGTGATGTCAACAGTAAAGGACCTCTGCCTGCAAGGTTTCGGGAACTGGACGATTATTGGAATGAATCCCAAGCTATAACAAAACCTGGTGCTCACGCTGCGCAAGGATGGGTCACTGAATTTAGCCAACATAGGTTAGATCATGGTGATCCCAATACGTGGGCTCACTCATTTGAGCGACAACCTGGTGCCAATGGTTGGGCTTCTGAATTTGAGCAG AGGACGAGCCACAGTTGTTGTAGAAGAGAGGGAATAGAGGTTTGGGACGCCGGAGAAGGGAAGGAATTGTGCCTTTGGTGTCGCCGGAGAAGACAAGCCATGGCTGCCATGGTTGGAAGATGCGCAGATTCGTTGGAGAAAAGACGAAGGGATATGTTTGGTCACATGATTAATAAAAGAAGTGGGTGTTggactagacagtacccaagtaTTACATTGCTGCCCATTAAAAGCTCCGGTCTAGTTGAAATTTGA